The Acidianus manzaensis genome has a window encoding:
- a CDS encoding nascent polypeptide-associated complex protein gives MAKISQKDLKNLQRMGIKAENIDAIRVTIETKDELIIIESPIVMKTSVMGQEAILVSGGQTRTEKKAEESNKVEIKEEDVKFVMEQTGKSESEVREALAKTNGDIASAIMLLTGQGS, from the coding sequence ATGGCAAAGATTAGTCAAAAGGATTTGAAAAATTTGCAAAGAATGGGGATAAAAGCAGAAAATATAGATGCAATAAGAGTTACTATAGAAACTAAAGATGAGTTAATAATAATAGAATCTCCTATAGTAATGAAGACTAGCGTTATGGGTCAAGAGGCAATCCTAGTTTCTGGAGGTCAAACAAGAACAGAAAAGAAAGCTGAAGAAAGCAATAAGGTAGAGATAAAAGAAGAAGATGTAAAGTTCGTGATGGAGCAGACTGGTAAAAGTGAAAGTGAAGTTAGAGAAGCATTAGCTAAGACAAATGGTGATATTGCATCTGCAATTATGCTTTTAACTGGCCAAGGGTCTTGA
- a CDS encoding helix-turn-helix domain-containing protein — MSNSYVIELIGKRIVGDIVWSSNIGLSMKKWREMFGISQKELATHLGISQTVIANYENNRRQPGSGFIKKFVEGLIEIDEKRGFKIITELSKAFTLNFPFILDMRDFETPITYDDLIIAIDGIPLNTTINLSKIYGFVVVNSLEAITSLSGMEFYQFLSLIFNKVIIFTKVSSGRSPMIALKISPVKPKIVVFHKPLRMDPLAIDLADKEGINIIVSIKKDEDELLKSLKTLGQLKA; from the coding sequence ATGAGTAACAGTTACGTTATAGAGCTTATAGGAAAAAGAATTGTAGGAGATATCGTATGGAGCAGTAATATAGGTTTATCAATGAAAAAATGGAGAGAAATGTTTGGAATATCACAAAAAGAACTAGCTACTCATCTAGGTATTTCACAAACAGTAATAGCTAACTACGAAAATAATAGAAGGCAACCAGGCAGTGGATTTATAAAAAAATTTGTAGAAGGATTAATAGAAATCGATGAAAAAAGAGGATTTAAAATAATAACTGAATTAAGCAAAGCATTCACTCTAAATTTCCCTTTTATATTAGATATGAGAGATTTTGAAACTCCAATAACCTATGACGATTTAATAATAGCCATTGATGGAATACCATTAAATACAACAATAAATTTGTCAAAAATTTACGGCTTTGTAGTAGTAAATAGTCTTGAAGCTATTACTTCACTAAGTGGAATGGAATTTTATCAATTTCTATCTTTAATATTTAATAAAGTAATAATATTTACTAAAGTTAGTTCTGGTAGATCACCTATGATAGCGTTAAAAATATCTCCAGTAAAACCAAAAATAGTTGTCTTTCATAAACCACTTAGAATGGATCCATTAGCAATAGACCTAGCTGATAAAGAAGGCATAAACATAATAGTATCTATAAAGAAAGATGAAGACGAACTTTTGAAATCGCTCAAGACCCTTGGCCAGTTAAAAGCATAA
- a CDS encoding pyridoxal-phosphate dependent enzyme — protein sequence MKVVCMRCGKEREGYELRCKRCGGPFKVDIEDLSFSKNLRENFPYVKNWISLGEWNTPMIKGNNLFFKLDFLNPTGSYKDRGSTTLISYLAQNGIKKISEDSSGNAGASIAAYGAVAGMDVSVFVPSSSRGTKLKQIESYGAKVVKVNGSREDVASAAENSGYYYASHVLQPYFRDGIRSLAYEIGISMNFESDFSVYLPTSAGTLLLGVYEGFMHLVSQGLMKDMPRLVSVQTEQVMPLCAKVNHLEYKPPERVTSIADALVSTSPFLLNEMESVIRKYGDCIVVNDNEIIDAWKDLARKGLLVEYSSATTLAGYYKDKAEKSILILTGSGLKSIQ from the coding sequence ATGAAAGTAGTCTGCATGCGTTGTGGAAAAGAAAGGGAAGGTTATGAGTTAAGATGTAAAAGATGTGGAGGTCCATTTAAGGTAGATATCGAGGACTTATCTTTTAGCAAGAATTTAAGAGAAAATTTTCCTTATGTAAAGAATTGGATCTCTTTAGGCGAATGGAACACACCTATGATAAAGGGCAATAACTTATTTTTTAAATTGGATTTTCTAAATCCTACTGGCAGTTATAAGGATAGAGGTAGTACAACTTTAATTTCGTATTTAGCTCAAAATGGAATTAAGAAGATTTCTGAGGATTCTTCCGGTAATGCCGGCGCATCTATCGCTGCTTATGGTGCTGTAGCTGGAATGGATGTTTCTGTTTTTGTTCCTTCTAGTTCTAGAGGTACTAAGTTAAAGCAAATTGAAAGTTACGGTGCTAAGGTAGTTAAAGTCAATGGCAGTAGAGAAGATGTTGCCAGTGCGGCTGAAAATTCTGGTTATTATTATGCATCTCATGTTCTTCAGCCTTATTTTAGGGATGGTATAAGATCTTTAGCTTATGAAATAGGTATTTCTATGAATTTTGAATCTGATTTTTCTGTATATTTGCCTACTTCTGCAGGTACTTTACTTCTTGGGGTTTATGAGGGATTTATGCATTTAGTTTCTCAAGGTTTAATGAAGGATATGCCTAGACTAGTATCAGTTCAAACTGAGCAAGTTATGCCTTTATGTGCTAAAGTTAATCACTTAGAATATAAACCTCCAGAAAGAGTCACTTCTATTGCTGATGCTTTAGTTTCTACTAGTCCCTTTTTGTTGAATGAAATGGAAAGCGTTATAAGAAAATATGGAGATTGTATAGTTGTTAATGATAACGAAATTATTGATGCTTGGAAAGATTTAGCTAGAAAAGGTCTTCTAGTAGAATATAGTTCTGCTACTACTTTAGCAGGATATTATAAAGATAAGGCTGAGAAGTCTATATTAATCCTGACTGGTAGTGGGCTTAAATCTATACAATAG
- a CDS encoding ammonium transporter: protein MERKTLLKILSISIFVIPILFTIHSFSQSVSQSIASLNQSIAALNNRTADYPAASVPSWLSLGSNSWMLTAATFVGLQSVPGVALYYAGLSKKKYAVNSALMVFYAFAAVLIVWMIAGYNFGFGKPTLEINGYGILGTPLPAWPGTYEASQTIYGPSNSPIDIPTSTYIFFQFVFAAITPVLLAGGVLERMNFKAWMVFVPFWSLLVYSPVAYWLFAGGWLNQLGAVDFSGGYVIHVDAGVGALAAALAVGPRLASDRKLEAHSLPLILAGAGLIWLGWDGFNGGDPGGATIDAGIAVLNTNIATAASAITWMLMDMAFFKKPTLVGATSGAITGLVAITPAAGYVNGLYSIIIGIASGSIPWLALYKLEPKLKVDDTLGVFSTHGIAGILGGLLTGIFADPAVTVYIDPGLHGALYGNWYQLGIQAAAAAVVFVYDFAITFGLLKLIGLFIPLRASPDTLQIGDYAMHGEVAYSELLATLPTQQGEEEKKEVVEKTQKDDETNEGK from the coding sequence ATGGAAAGAAAAACTTTACTAAAAATATTGTCCATTTCAATATTTGTTATACCAATTTTATTTACTATACATTCGTTTTCTCAGTCAGTAAGTCAATCAATTGCTTCTTTAAATCAATCGATAGCAGCATTAAATAATAGAACTGCAGATTACCCTGCAGCTTCTGTTCCGTCCTGGTTAAGCCTTGGGAGCAATTCTTGGATGTTAACTGCAGCTACTTTTGTTGGTTTACAAAGTGTTCCAGGTGTAGCACTATATTATGCTGGTTTATCTAAGAAAAAATATGCAGTAAATAGTGCATTAATGGTATTCTATGCCTTTGCAGCTGTTTTAATAGTTTGGATGATTGCTGGATATAATTTCGGTTTTGGTAAACCAACTTTGGAGATAAATGGATATGGAATTTTAGGTACTCCTTTACCAGCATGGCCAGGCACTTATGAGGCATCGCAAACTATATATGGTCCATCTAATAGCCCTATTGATATTCCTACATCCACATACATCTTTTTCCAGTTTGTATTTGCAGCTATAACTCCAGTGCTATTAGCAGGTGGAGTTTTAGAGAGGATGAATTTCAAAGCTTGGATGGTTTTCGTTCCTTTCTGGTCTTTACTAGTATATAGTCCAGTAGCGTACTGGCTATTTGCAGGTGGTTGGTTAAATCAATTAGGTGCTGTAGACTTTAGCGGAGGTTATGTAATACATGTAGATGCTGGAGTAGGTGCACTAGCAGCTGCTTTAGCTGTTGGACCTAGGCTAGCATCTGATAGGAAATTAGAGGCTCATAGTCTACCATTAATTTTAGCTGGTGCAGGTCTAATATGGCTAGGCTGGGATGGATTCAATGGAGGTGACCCAGGTGGAGCAACTATAGATGCAGGTATTGCAGTATTAAATACTAACATAGCTACTGCTGCAAGCGCAATAACATGGATGTTAATGGATATGGCATTTTTTAAGAAACCCACTTTAGTTGGTGCTACTTCTGGAGCTATAACTGGTTTAGTAGCTATAACTCCTGCAGCTGGTTATGTTAATGGATTATATTCGATAATAATAGGCATAGCATCTGGAAGTATTCCTTGGTTAGCTCTATATAAGCTAGAACCAAAATTAAAGGTTGATGATACTTTAGGTGTATTTTCTACTCATGGAATAGCTGGCATACTAGGTGGTTTATTAACTGGTATATTTGCTGATCCTGCTGTAACTGTGTATATTGATCCAGGACTACATGGTGCTCTGTATGGAAATTGGTATCAGTTGGGTATACAAGCAGCAGCTGCAGCTGTAGTATTTGTTTATGATTTTGCTATAACTTTTGGTTTGCTTAAACTAATTGGATTATTCATTCCATTGAGAGCCTCGCCAGATACTTTACAAATAGGAGACTATGCTATGCATGGTGAGGTTGCTTATTCTGAGCTATTAGCTACATTACCTACTCAACAAGGTGAGGAAGAGAAAAAAGAAGTAGTTGAAAAGACTCAAAAAGATGATGAGACTAACGAAGGTAAATAA
- a CDS encoding phosphate-starvation-inducible PsiE family protein, translated as MHDNADKKRLDNKKLNEYKKLIRKIITPENIIKIASVIVQALLFVGLALVFIFVIIQAIQSIPQGLLEEATIILENSLLIIIFFEIYLSVVDFFRGKGRSVIYVMDATISFLLREIIIGVFTETITLTYLIGIGIVIGIISLGRYALSRTEKVISKKKNK; from the coding sequence AAAAGACTAGATAATAAAAAATTGAACGAGTACAAAAAACTAATCAGAAAAATAATTACACCAGAAAATATAATAAAGATAGCCTCAGTAATAGTTCAAGCCTTATTATTCGTTGGACTAGCATTAGTTTTCATATTCGTTATAATTCAAGCAATACAATCTATTCCACAAGGCCTATTAGAAGAAGCTACAATAATATTAGAAAACTCATTATTAATAATAATATTCTTTGAAATATATCTAAGCGTAGTAGACTTCTTTAGAGGAAAAGGAAGAAGCGTAATTTACGTAATGGATGCAACAATTTCTTTCTTATTGAGAGAAATTATAATAGGAGTATTCACAGAAACAATAACATTAACATATCTCATAGGAATAGGAATAGTAATAGGAATAATATCACTTGGTAGATATGCACTAAGTAGAACAGAAAAAGTAATAAGCAAAAAGAAGAATAAGTAA